A part of Deltaproteobacteria bacterium genomic DNA contains:
- a CDS encoding acetyl-CoA C-acetyltransferase, giving the protein MREVVIVSAARTAVGTFGGILKDIPAVELGKIAVEEALKRAKVKPEQVEEVILGNVLTAGQGQNPARQVLIRSGIPREIPATTINKVCASGLKSVMMAAQAIKAGDADIIVAGGMESMSQAPFLLPGARWGYRMNDSPLVDGMIHDGLLDIFNRYHMGVTAENVAEKFGVSRQDQDALALSSQQKAGKAIKEGRFKDEIVPVSIPQKKGNPILFDTDEHPRPNTTLEALAGLRPAFKKDGTVTAGNASGINDGAAALVVLSAEKAKALGLEPIARIKAYATAGVAPEIMGIGPVPASQKALAQAGLTVKDLDLIEANEAFAAQAVYVNRTMGWNLEKVNVNGGAIALGHPIGASGARILITLLFEMNKRRVRYGLATLCVGGGMGGAMVVERI; this is encoded by the coding sequence ATGAGAGAAGTCGTCATCGTCAGCGCTGCCCGCACAGCGGTGGGAACTTTCGGAGGGATCCTTAAGGATATCCCGGCTGTCGAACTGGGAAAGATTGCGGTGGAAGAAGCTTTAAAGCGGGCCAAGGTCAAGCCGGAACAGGTCGAAGAGGTCATCCTGGGGAACGTGTTAACGGCGGGACAGGGGCAGAACCCGGCACGGCAGGTGCTCATCCGCTCGGGGATTCCCCGGGAAATTCCAGCCACCACCATCAATAAGGTCTGTGCGTCGGGCCTGAAATCGGTCATGATGGCCGCCCAGGCGATTAAGGCGGGAGACGCGGATATTATCGTGGCCGGAGGAATGGAGTCTATGAGCCAAGCTCCTTTTTTACTTCCGGGGGCACGCTGGGGGTACCGGATGAATGACAGTCCTCTGGTAGACGGGATGATTCATGACGGCCTGCTGGATATCTTCAACCGCTATCATATGGGGGTCACCGCCGAAAACGTGGCCGAAAAATTCGGCGTTTCCCGGCAGGACCAGGATGCCCTTGCCCTTAGCAGCCAGCAGAAAGCAGGAAAGGCAATCAAGGAGGGAAGATTCAAGGACGAAATCGTTCCTGTATCCATCCCTCAAAAAAAAGGGAATCCCATTCTTTTTGATACCGACGAGCACCCCCGGCCGAATACAACCTTGGAGGCTCTGGCTGGACTTCGGCCTGCCTTCAAGAAGGACGGAACTGTAACGGCCGGCAATGCCTCGGGGATCAACGACGGAGCAGCAGCCCTGGTCGTCCTGTCAGCGGAAAAAGCCAAGGCGTTGGGGCTGGAACCCATAGCCCGGATTAAAGCGTACGCCACGGCCGGTGTGGCTCCGGAGATAATGGGCATAGGTCCGGTTCCGGCCAGCCAGAAAGCCCTGGCCCAAGCCGGGTTGACCGTGAAAGATCTGGACCTAATTGAAGCCAACGAAGCCTTTGCCGCCCAGGCGGTCTATGTCAACCGAACGATGGGGTGGAACCTGGAGAAGGTGAACGTTAACGGAGGAGCGATTGCCCTCGGCCATCCCATTGGAGCCAGCGGAGCACGTATTCTCATTACCCTGCTCTTTGAGATGAACAAGCGCCGGGTTCGTTATGGGCTGGCCACTCTTTGCGTTGGCGGAGGCATGGGGGGGGCAATGGTTGTCGAAAGAATCTAA
- a CDS encoding 4-hydroxyphenylacetate 3-hydroxylase family protein translates to MIKTKEDYINSLKKLNHVVYYRGKRVQDLTTHPAFLPHINAAGKTYELALMPEHEDLMTATSHLTGKKINRFTHIHQSRDELIKKVQMLRLISHETGSCFQRCVGFDAMNALYSTTYEIDEKYGTSYHQRIRKFIEYIQENNFMVVGSMTDPKGDRSKSPSQQADPDLFTHVVEKKEEGIVIRGAKAHQTGAVNSHEMLIMPTQALRPEDKDYAVACAVPVNAPGVIMIFGRQTNEERKFEEGGIDAGNPEFGLVGGEALIVLENVFVPWERVFMCGEVEFAGTLVERFASLHRQNYGGCKGGLADVLVGASALAADYQGTSQASHVRDKLAEMTHLAETIYTGSIACSAMGHKMKAGNWEPDTLLANTTKYNVSKNVYEVARLAHDIAGGIIATMPFEDDLKNPEVAKYVEKYLKGVANVSTEDRIRLLRLIENMTGGTALAESMHGAGSPQAQKVMYMRSGNWEQKKKMAKKLAKISEKG, encoded by the coding sequence ATGATCAAGACCAAAGAAGATTACATCAACAGCCTGAAAAAATTAAACCACGTAGTCTATTATAGGGGGAAAAGGGTTCAAGACCTAACTACCCACCCTGCTTTTTTACCCCACATCAACGCGGCGGGCAAGACCTACGAACTGGCCCTGATGCCGGAGCATGAAGATCTGATGACGGCTACCTCCCACCTGACCGGAAAGAAAATCAATCGTTTTACCCACATCCATCAGAGCCGGGACGAACTGATCAAGAAAGTTCAGATGCTCCGCCTGATTTCTCACGAGACCGGAAGTTGTTTTCAGCGTTGCGTGGGGTTCGATGCCATGAACGCTCTCTACAGTACCACTTATGAGATTGATGAAAAATACGGGACATCCTACCACCAACGAATCAGGAAGTTCATCGAATATATCCAGGAAAACAATTTTATGGTTGTGGGTTCGATGACCGATCCCAAGGGTGACCGTTCCAAAAGCCCCAGCCAACAGGCTGACCCTGACCTTTTTACGCATGTAGTGGAAAAGAAGGAGGAGGGGATCGTCATCCGCGGAGCCAAAGCCCATCAAACGGGGGCCGTCAACTCTCACGAGATGCTCATCATGCCGACGCAGGCGCTACGGCCGGAAGATAAAGACTATGCGGTGGCCTGCGCGGTTCCGGTGAATGCACCCGGGGTGATCATGATTTTCGGCCGGCAGACCAACGAGGAGAGAAAATTTGAAGAAGGAGGAATTGACGCCGGCAATCCGGAGTTTGGCCTGGTAGGCGGGGAAGCGCTAATCGTTTTGGAAAATGTCTTCGTTCCCTGGGAAAGAGTCTTCATGTGCGGCGAAGTTGAATTTGCCGGCACGCTGGTGGAACGTTTTGCTTCCCTGCATCGACAGAATTATGGCGGATGCAAAGGCGGGTTAGCCGACGTCCTGGTGGGGGCCAGCGCCCTGGCGGCCGATTACCAGGGGACTTCCCAGGCTTCCCACGTACGCGATAAACTGGCGGAAATGACCCACCTGGCTGAAACGATTTATACCGGAAGCATCGCCTGCTCGGCCATGGGGCATAAGATGAAAGCGGGGAACTGGGAACCGGATACCCTTCTGGCGAACACCACCAAATATAATGTTAGCAAGAATGTTTATGAAGTGGCCCGGCTGGCCCATGATATCGCCGGGGGGATCATTGCCACCATGCCCTTCGAAGATGACTTAAAGAATCCGGAGGTAGCGAAATATGTGGAGAAATATTTGAAGGGAGTGGCCAATGTTTCTACCGAAGACCGCATCCGTCTACTCCGCCTCATCGAGAATATGACCGGCGGGACGGCCCTGGCCGAATCCATGCATGGAGCCGGTTCTCCCCAGGCTCAAAAAGTGATGTATATGCGCTCAGGGAATTGGGAGCAAAAAAAGAAAATGGCCAAGAAACTGGCGAAAATTTCGGAGAAGGGCTAA
- a CDS encoding acyl-CoA dehydrogenase, which translates to MDFELSEEQKMIQEMARDFTENEIKPKAPELDRTERHPVEIVQKMAELNLMGIAIPDVYGGGGADIVSYAVALEEISRGCASVGVIMSVNNSLVCDPIYTFGTEEQKKKYLTPLASGKKLGCFGLTEPEAGSDAAAQKTTAVLQGDEWVINGKKNFITNGNVADYCVLLAMTDRSKGSKGISSFIVDCKAPGFSVGVVEKKLGIKASGTAELIFEDYRMSKENLLGQVGQGFYVAMNTLDGGRIGIASQALGIARAALEAATDYSKTRVQFGKPISQFQAIQWMIADMATELDAARLLTLRAAFLKDHKMRYEKEAAMAKLYASEAASRITTKAIQIHGGYGYIQEYNVERHFRDARITELYEGTSEVMRLVISSNILKGR; encoded by the coding sequence ATGGATTTTGAACTTAGTGAAGAGCAAAAGATGATTCAAGAGATGGCCCGCGATTTTACTGAAAATGAAATTAAACCCAAGGCCCCTGAATTGGATAGAACGGAGCGTCACCCGGTGGAAATCGTCCAGAAAATGGCCGAGTTGAACCTCATGGGCATTGCCATCCCGGATGTTTACGGCGGAGGGGGAGCCGACATTGTCAGTTACGCGGTGGCCCTGGAGGAAATATCCCGGGGATGCGCCAGCGTGGGAGTGATCATGTCGGTGAATAACTCCCTGGTCTGCGATCCCATTTACACTTTTGGGACAGAAGAGCAGAAAAAAAAGTATCTTACCCCCTTGGCTTCGGGAAAAAAACTGGGATGTTTCGGATTAACCGAACCCGAAGCCGGGTCCGATGCGGCCGCCCAGAAGACTACGGCCGTGCTCCAAGGAGATGAATGGGTAATCAACGGCAAGAAAAACTTTATTACCAATGGAAACGTGGCTGACTATTGCGTACTCCTGGCCATGACTGATAGGAGCAAAGGATCCAAGGGGATCAGTTCCTTTATCGTGGATTGTAAGGCTCCTGGATTTTCTGTGGGAGTGGTGGAGAAGAAGTTGGGGATCAAAGCTTCTGGAACCGCCGAATTAATCTTCGAAGATTATCGCATGTCCAAAGAAAACCTCCTGGGGCAGGTAGGCCAGGGGTTTTACGTGGCCATGAACACGTTAGACGGAGGCCGAATCGGAATCGCTTCCCAGGCTCTGGGTATTGCCCGCGCTGCCCTGGAAGCAGCCACCGACTACTCCAAGACCCGGGTGCAGTTTGGGAAACCCATCTCCCAGTTTCAGGCCATCCAATGGATGATCGCCGACATGGCCACCGAGCTGGATGCTGCCCGGTTATTGACGCTTCGGGCGGCCTTTCTGAAAGATCATAAAATGCGCTACGAAAAGGAAGCGGCCATGGCCAAGTTGTATGCTTCCGAAGCAGCCAGCCGCATCACCACCAAGGCCATCCAGATCCATGGGGGATACGGCTACATTCAAGAATACAACGTGGAAAGACATTTTCGCGATGCCCGGATTACGGAGCTTTATGAAGGAACTTCCGAAGTTATGAGGTTGGTCATATCGAGCAATATTCTGAAGGGAAGATAA